The following proteins are co-located in the Pseudomonas cavernae genome:
- a CDS encoding DegT/DnrJ/EryC1/StrS family aminotransferase, with the protein MIEFIDLQTQQARIKDKIDAGIQRVLAHGQYILGPEVAELEERLAAFVGAKYCITCANGTDALQIAQMALGIGPGDEVITPGFTYIATAETVALLGAKPVYVDIDPRTYNLDPQLLEAAITPRTKAIIPVSLYGQCADFDAINVIAARHGIPVIEDAAQSFGATYKGKRSCNLTTIACTSFFPSKPLGCYGDGGAMFTNDDELAVVLRQIARHGQDRRYHHIRVGVNSRLDTLQAAILLPKLEIFEEEIALRQQVAARYNELLATCESGGPAANALSPIIATPWVEPHNTSVYAQYTLRVTDRAAVQAKLKEAGIPTAVHYPIPLNKQPAVADSAARLPVGDDVAEQVVSLPMHPYMTADIINNVTDAVADQK; encoded by the coding sequence ATGATCGAATTCATCGACTTGCAAACACAGCAAGCCCGCATCAAGGACAAGATCGACGCCGGCATCCAGCGCGTCCTCGCCCATGGCCAGTACATTCTCGGCCCGGAAGTCGCGGAGCTGGAAGAGAGGCTCGCGGCCTTCGTCGGCGCCAAATACTGCATCACCTGCGCCAACGGCACCGATGCCCTGCAAATCGCACAAATGGCCTTGGGCATTGGCCCGGGCGATGAAGTCATCACCCCTGGCTTTACCTACATCGCCACCGCCGAAACCGTGGCCCTGCTGGGTGCCAAGCCGGTGTATGTGGATATCGACCCGCGCACCTACAACCTCGACCCGCAACTGCTGGAAGCCGCCATCACCCCGCGTACCAAGGCGATCATTCCGGTATCGCTATACGGCCAGTGTGCGGATTTCGACGCCATCAACGTCATTGCCGCTAGGCATGGCATTCCGGTAATTGAGGATGCGGCGCAGAGCTTCGGTGCCACCTACAAGGGCAAGCGCTCCTGCAACCTGACCACCATCGCCTGCACCAGCTTCTTCCCTAGCAAGCCCTTGGGCTGCTATGGCGACGGCGGTGCAATGTTTACCAATGACGATGAGCTGGCCGTAGTCCTTCGCCAGATCGCCCGCCACGGTCAGGATCGTCGCTACCACCACATCCGCGTCGGCGTGAACAGCCGCCTGGACACCCTGCAAGCCGCCATCCTGTTGCCCAAGCTGGAAATCTTCGAAGAGGAAATCGCACTGCGCCAACAAGTAGCCGCTCGCTACAACGAACTCCTCGCCACTTGTGAGAGCGGCGGCCCCGCCGCGAATGCCCTTTCTCCGATCATCGCCACACCCTGGGTCGAGCCCCACAACACCAGCGTTTACGCCCAATACACCCTTCGCGTCACCGACCGCGCAGCGGTGCAGGCGAAACTGAAGGAAGCCGGAATCCCTACTGCCGTTCACTACCCAATCCCGCTGAACAAGCAACCGGCGGTGGCGGACAGTGCGGCCCGGCTGCCGGTGGGCGATGACGTGGCGGAGCAGGTAGTGAGTTTGCCGATGCATCCGTATATGACTGCCGACATCATCAATAATGTTACCGATGCAGTAGCTGACCAAAAATAA
- a CDS encoding lipopolysaccharide biosynthesis protein: protein MSLKAKFQQTTQNGFIRSVSVLVSGTAFAQALMVLVLPILTRLYTPEDFSVLAVYAALLGIISVAACLRLDVAIPMPQKDEDAANLFALALSFTIITASITTLVVLFLSTEFMVEVGLEALLPYIWMLPAGILFAGSYSSLQFWATRKKAFPFVAKTRMTQATAAATSQVGLGWFGLTPFGLLFGQMLSSGSGVLGLGKRMWMEDRSVLRAISIAEMRHLLHEYRRFPQYSTFESLANSAAIQLPVIIIASLAIGPEAGFLMLAMRVMQAPMGLIGGAIAQVYLSRAPEEFRKGNLGPFTATIFGGLLKTGVGPLVFAGIVAPDVFALIFGEEWRRAGVLVMWMTPWFIMQFLSSPISMALHVTNNQRTALYLQAFGLALRVGFVFAAAEFSRSNISEVYAVSGLIFYCAYIVFIIRSIKCSLSDCLKESKSGIPYVLAWVAFGLLASFIFEVINFP from the coding sequence ATGTCGCTTAAAGCGAAATTCCAGCAAACAACACAGAATGGATTCATTCGCTCGGTCAGCGTACTGGTGAGCGGCACAGCATTTGCGCAAGCGCTAATGGTGCTTGTCCTGCCAATCCTGACCCGCTTGTATACTCCCGAAGATTTCAGCGTATTGGCGGTTTATGCTGCGCTACTTGGAATAATTTCTGTAGCGGCATGTCTGCGACTTGATGTGGCCATACCCATGCCACAAAAAGATGAAGATGCAGCAAATCTTTTTGCATTGGCTCTGTCTTTCACGATCATCACGGCAAGCATTACCACTTTGGTGGTGCTGTTTTTATCCACTGAGTTCATGGTTGAAGTTGGTCTTGAAGCTCTGCTGCCTTACATATGGATGCTCCCGGCAGGCATTCTTTTCGCCGGCTCTTATAGCTCACTCCAGTTTTGGGCTACCCGAAAGAAGGCTTTTCCGTTTGTTGCCAAAACTCGCATGACTCAGGCTACCGCCGCAGCAACGTCACAGGTGGGCCTTGGCTGGTTTGGGCTAACACCATTCGGCCTACTATTTGGCCAGATGCTCAGTAGCGGCAGTGGTGTATTGGGCCTTGGAAAACGCATGTGGATGGAAGACCGTAGCGTTTTAAGGGCCATCTCGATAGCAGAAATGCGGCACCTGCTCCATGAATACCGGCGTTTCCCGCAATACTCGACCTTCGAGTCCTTAGCGAACAGCGCAGCCATCCAGCTCCCTGTGATCATTATTGCCTCCCTGGCCATCGGCCCAGAGGCAGGCTTCTTGATGCTGGCCATGCGCGTGATGCAAGCCCCAATGGGACTAATTGGTGGAGCGATTGCACAGGTCTACCTTTCGCGTGCACCCGAAGAGTTCCGCAAAGGCAATCTTGGCCCTTTCACAGCGACCATATTCGGCGGACTGCTGAAAACCGGTGTTGGCCCTCTTGTTTTTGCCGGCATCGTAGCACCAGATGTATTCGCACTTATTTTTGGTGAGGAGTGGCGCCGTGCTGGTGTCTTGGTCATGTGGATGACTCCGTGGTTCATTATGCAGTTTCTGTCGTCGCCTATTTCAATGGCGCTACATGTAACCAACAACCAGCGCACAGCGCTGTATTTGCAAGCATTCGGGCTTGCTCTTCGGGTAGGATTTGTTTTTGCAGCAGCTGAGTTTTCGCGATCAAATATTTCCGAAGTATATGCAGTGTCAGGCTTGATTTTTTATTGTGCATATATTGTTTTTATTATTCGCTCAATTAAATGCAGTTTGAGTGATTGTTTAAAAGAATCGAAATCCGGTATTCCTTATGTCTTGGCTTGGGTTGCTTTTGGTTTACTCGCCTCATTTATTTTTGAAGTTATAAACTTTCCATGA
- a CDS encoding glycosyltransferase translates to MSNTALFINYCGIPGGAERRFARTFLAIQGKNKNVFLIINKHGREALEKKGITLGKKNILQTDSTKEKKEKILDKILTLASTWLIIKKNKIHHVHYPVDPSIYTFAHSFLVRILNVSYSLSIVDSSRVSKNDLSFLQKIIWKRSIKKASRLDILSDGIHANITKIFGKLPSWEISPCSFTDYSKSHKGSTRRDFNFVMMSRFTQGKGYELLFDALEYIKKNRPLDINKIGKIGLFGDGPLNTYIAKRVQDNKEFKIQISYTDNPFEVFSKSNFFLSLQKSENYPSQSILEAMSCGAIVIATDVGETYKIVPDGIGYRVNPTPKSLALTMIDFADKHDNRAEMSNASIDFVKKTHTISRFSTYLDNFLRDASR, encoded by the coding sequence ATGAGCAACACTGCACTATTCATTAACTACTGTGGTATTCCAGGTGGCGCCGAGCGGCGCTTTGCTAGAACATTTCTAGCAATTCAAGGAAAAAATAAAAACGTATTTTTAATAATAAACAAACATGGGAGAGAAGCTCTTGAAAAAAAAGGGATAACCCTTGGTAAAAAGAATATATTACAAACCGATTCCACTAAAGAAAAAAAAGAAAAAATCCTAGATAAGATTCTAACTCTTGCCAGCACTTGGCTAATCATAAAGAAAAACAAAATTCACCATGTGCATTACCCTGTCGACCCATCAATATACACATTTGCTCACTCTTTTCTCGTCAGAATACTAAACGTTTCCTACTCGCTTTCCATAGTGGACTCAAGTAGGGTTTCAAAAAACGACCTGAGCTTTTTACAAAAAATAATATGGAAAAGAAGCATAAAGAAAGCCTCAAGGCTTGACATTCTTTCAGATGGAATACATGCCAATATAACCAAGATCTTCGGAAAACTACCGTCTTGGGAGATTTCCCCTTGCTCATTCACTGACTACTCCAAATCACACAAAGGATCCACTAGAAGAGATTTCAATTTCGTAATGATGAGCCGATTCACTCAAGGGAAAGGCTATGAATTACTTTTTGACGCACTAGAATACATAAAAAAAAATCGGCCGCTGGATATAAATAAAATAGGCAAAATTGGTCTATTTGGAGATGGCCCACTGAACACGTACATCGCCAAAAGAGTACAAGACAACAAGGAGTTCAAAATACAAATAAGTTATACTGACAATCCATTTGAAGTTTTCTCAAAGTCTAACTTCTTTCTATCCTTGCAAAAGAGCGAAAACTATCCTTCACAATCAATATTGGAAGCAATGTCTTGCGGCGCAATAGTTATAGCCACTGACGTTGGCGAAACTTACAAAATTGTCCCAGACGGCATAGGCTACAGGGTCAACCCAACCCCTAAGAGCCTTGCCCTTACCATGATTGATTTTGCGGACAAACATGACAATCGAGCTGAAATGTCAAACGCATCAATCGATTTCGTTAAAAAAACACATACTATTTCTAGGTTCTCCACATATCTTGACAATTTCTTGCGCGATGCCAGCCGTTAA